The DNA segment GTTTCGTCCGCGTTTGCGATGAGGTCGGCTATGGCTTGACCGTTTTGGTAGATGCGCCAGACCTTTTTTATGCCGGGATTGGTCATCTTTTCTACGGCTTCAGATAGCTTGATACGGGGGCTAAATTTGCCGCCGTTTTCGACTGCCACTAGCTTATAAACCCCGCTAAAAATCGGATTGCTCTTAGAGGTTATCAGACGCTCGCCCACACCAAAGCCGTCTATTTGGCCGCCTTGAGCCAGGATCGAGGCGATGGTGTATTCATCCAGGCTGTTTGAGACTGTGATCTTGCAGTCTTGTAGCCCGGCGGCATCCAGCATCGCGCGCGTTTTTTTAGATAGATACGCTAGGTCGCCGGAGTCTAGCCTGACCGCTTTTAGGCGCTTACCTAGCGGCTCTAGCACCTCTTTTGCCGTTTTTATTGCGTTTGGCACGCCGCTATGCAGCACGTCGTAGGTATCTACGAGTAGCGAAGCGGAGTCCGGATAGAGCAGGGCGTAGCGTTTAAAGGCTTCAAATTCGTCGCCGAAATACATCACCCAGCTGTGCGCCATCGTGCCGGTCGTCGGTATGCCGAAGGCCTTAGCCGCCAGCACCGTCGCCGTGCCGTCCGCGCCGCCGATGTAGGCCGCTCTCGCGCCGTAGATCGCGGCATCCAGGTTGTGAGCGCGCCTAGCGCCGAAGTCAAACACGCTCCTGCCGTCCGCGGCCTTTACGATGCGCCTAGCCTTGGTCGCGATGAGGCTTTGGTGGTTTATCTGCGATAGGATCGCGGACTCTATGAGCTGCGCGTCGATAGGCGAGGCTACGACCGTCATAAAAGGCTCTTGCGGATAGATGATCGTACCCTCGGCAAAGGCGTATATATCGCCTCTAAAGCGAAATTTGCGCAGATAATCCAAAAAATCCTCGCTAAATAAATTTAACGAGCGCAGATACTCTACATCGCTCTCGTCAAAGTGTAAATTTTCTACATATTCTATGATCTGCTCAAGCCCCACAAATATCGCAAAACCGCCGCCGTCGGGCACCTTGCGGTAAAAAACGTCAAACGCCACGCGCGGCTGATTCCCGCTTTTAAAATACCCCTCCGCCATCGTAAGCTCGTAAAGATCCATCACCATGCTGACATTTCTCGCGTCAAACTGCGTCATTTTTTGCCCTTTCTCGTTAAAATTTGATAATGATATAACCCCGCGGCTTGCGAGACGCTGAAATTTCGACATAAAATTTTAAACAAATATATTATTTTAGCTCATAATATTATCACTTTTTATCGGTTTTTAAGCTCTATTAGCATATAGTTTTAAAGTTTTTATTTAAAAAAAATTTTTATATTATTTTTATATTTTAAATTACATTATTTGAGTTTCGAGAAAATAAAATTTGTAAATTTAGGAGGATTTTATGAAACAAGCCTTGCTTTTAAGCAGCTCAAGCTACAAGGATACCGGCTATCTTAGGCATTGTAAAAACTGGGTGTACGAGTTTTTAAAAGAGTGCGGAGTTTGGGACGAGCAGGTACTTTTTATCCCATACGCCGGAGTTCGCCGCACGAACGACGGGTACGAGCAAAAGGTCATCGACTGTCTAGAATACAAAAATATCGCATCCATCCATAAATTTAGCGATCCAAAGCGCGCAGTAGCCGAGGCTAAAGCCGTCTGCATCGGCGGCGGAAACACCTTTGCGCTGCTTTACTATCTTTATAAATTTGATTTAGTTGAAGCGATTAAGCAAAGAGTGGAGGCGGGTGTGCCGTATTTTGGTTGGAGCGCGGGCGCAAATGTTGCCGGAAGCACGATGATGACGACAAACGATATGCCTATCATCATGCCAAAAAGCTTTGACGCGTTAAATATCTTCCCGCATCAGATAAATCCGCATTTTATCAGCGGCAAGATCGCCGGACACAACGGCGAAAGCAGGGAGGAGAGGCTGGAGGAGTTTTTGATAGTAAATCAAAAAAGCCTGATCTACGCGCTGCCTGAAGGTACGGCTCTAAGGATAAAGGGCGAAAATGCAACCGTGATGGGTATGGAAAACAGCCCCGTCTTAAAAATGGCGTATCAAAAAGAAACCGAGCTTATCAAGGTCGGCGAGAGCTTTAAGTTTTAATTGCTTTTCGGCTCCGTTTTACGACTAAAATTTAACAAAATTCGGCTTAAATTTTAAGTTTAGGGATTAAATTTTAGTCTTAACGAGGGAGCCAAAAGATAGTAAGTTAAGCTTAAAAATTTTTAGTAAAAACGTTCTTTAAAATAATCGTCGCGATTTAGCGAAATTCGACGAAATTTTGTTTGGATTTCATCCAAATCGCACCCAAAAATTTGCGACAAACAAAACGGTAAGGTAAGTCTGAAATTTACAAAAAGGCTAAAATTTCGAATTTAGAGCGCGATCTTGCTGAAAAAATCATAAAAATCGCAAGACGAATTTGCCTTAAATTTTAAATTTAATGCCAAAAACGCCAAAGCGAGATTCGGTCTGAAGCGTTAAATTTTAGGTTGATTTTAAACGCCAAAGCTAAAATTTATTTGGAGCGGCGGCTAAAACCCGCGTAAATTTAAAGCTTTGCCGACGTTTTTTGCGAAATTTGACTCGGGATAATGAGGCGGATAAAGATAAATATGATCTAAATCGACGACGAATTTAAAAATAAATAAAACAGTTTAATTTCACTCGAATTGGGTGCCTAAAAAGCTAAAAAGCGCAAAATTTAAGTGAAATTTAAAAACAAATATAAAACAAAACGAAAGGGGACAAAATGGCTACTGCTAAGCTAATCTGTGCGGTCATAGGCTTGATCGCCGTCGTGTTTTTATTGGTCAAAAAGGGGGAGACCAAAACCGTTCTCATCGGCGTGGGGCTCGTGCTGTGCGTCATCTGCCTAAACCCGCTCGGAGCGCTTGAGAGCTTTACGAAGTCGATGACCTCGGCCGGCCTTATCAAGGCTATTTGCGCCAGCATGGGTTTTGCCTACGTTATGAAGGTGACTAAGTGCGACCAGCACCTGGTTTTGTTGCTCACAAAACCGATGAAAAATATCGGATTTTTCCTTATTCCCGCTACATTCGTGCTTACTTATTTTATCAACATCGCGATACCGTCGGCCGCGGGCTGCTCGGCTGCGGTCGGGGCTACGATGATACCGCTTTTGATGGCTTCGGGCATCCGTCCTGCTATGGCGGGAGCGGCGGTGTTTGCGGGTACGTTTGGCGGGGTGCTTAGCCCCGGCTCCGCGCATAATATCTTCGTGACCGATATGGTCAAAAAGAGCAACGAAGCCTTCACCGTCCAAGACGTCATCGGCGTGCAGTTTCCAAATGCCGTCGCCGCAGGTATCATCGTTTTGATCGTGCTTAGCATTATAGCGATCATCTTTAAAGATTATCAAAAAGGGCAGGATTTCTCTATAAAATCAAGTAACAGCGCAGGTGAAGCAACGCAGATAAAGGTAAATTTACTTTTCGCTATCGCTCCGCTCATCCCGCTGGTTATCCTCGTTATCGGCGGCACCGGGCTAAATAAAATCTCCTGGCTGGCCTGGACGAAAATGGGCGTTGCCGAGGCTATGATCCTTGGCGCTATCATCGCCGTTTTTATCACTTGGACGAGCCCGGAAAAGATCACTAAAGAGTTTTTTAACGGTATGGGCAGCGCCTACGCCGAGGTTATGGGTATCATCATCGCGGCGGGCGTTTTCGTCGCGGGTCTAAAAGCGTGCGGAGCGATCGACGCGGTCACCGAGTGGTTAAAACACTCTCAAGAGTTCGTGCGCTACGGCGGTACTTTCGTGCCGTACGTTATGGGCACCGTCACCGGCTCGGGCGACGCGGCTACGATGGCGTTTAACCAGGCCATTACCGTTCATGCGTCCGAACTTGGTTTCGAGCAAAGCAAGCTAGGTATGGCGGCTGCGATTTCAGGCGCGCTAGGACGCTCATCATCTCCTATCGCGGGCGCTGCGATCGTGTGCGCGGGTTTAGCGATGGTTAGTCCGGTCGAGATAGCTAAGCGAACGGCTCCGGCGATGGCAATAGCCGTGTGCGTGATAGCGTTTTTTATGCTCTAAATTTACGGAGCTAAATTTGATAAAGTCGGCGCCTTGCCGACTTTTTATTTTTGGGCTACGCTTGCCGATTTGCTTTGCGATATGAGGCATAAACTGCCGGGATCGTTTGGTTTGTGCGGTTTTTATGTAAATTTAAGCCGTTTTTAACCGCACGGTTTTTCGCGACTTTGCAAATATTTCTCGGGTTTAATTTTAGACGGTTTTTGTTTTGCGATTTAAATTCGGCTCAATTAAACTTAATCGGATTTTTAGCTGCGACTTGCGTTGCTACTTACAAGACCTCTTATCAATTTTAGCACAATATGATAGAGCTCTTTTATACAAACACCACTTCGTGAGCGCTTCGCTTGTTTTTGCATCTTTACTGTTATTGTATCTAAACCCTACTTCGCTACGCTCGTTACTTTTCAAGAACATAGTTTTTATCGTAACTTGATACGCCTTTGTGTGAGATTAAGTCAAAGAGAGTCTAAATTTTTATAGCGGAGCCAAATTTCGACGGCATAAATTTACGCGCGAATTATTTTAAAATTTGCGGATTAAATTTGATAAGGGCGGCAAATTTGACGCAATCCATACGGCAAATTTTTAAAAACAAGCGAATTATTTTAAAATTTGCGGATTAAATTTGATAAGGGCGGCAAATTTGACGCAATCCATACGGCAAATTTTTAAAAACAAGTTAAATTTAAAACCTCGCTCTTGGCCGATTTTTCTTGCCGATTTTGCGGCGATCAAACTGCTGCCGAATTTAAAACCGGCCCGCTTAACTTTTCATATGTGCCCCATTATGCCGAAATTTTCGCATCGCAAAATTTTCAGGTTATTCTTTGACTGCCTTTATTTACGTAAAGCGAGCTTAAATTTGAACGAAATTTGTCGGCAGCAAGGCGGCGAATTCGGGCGTCGCCGCAAAAATCTAAAAGCCAAAACAGACAAGAAATTTATCCTCGGCAATCGCCTTTTAATTTACCGCGTTAAATTTTGCCGCACCGAGCTCAGCGCCTTCTTGCGATAAACTCTTCGTAGCGGTCGTAGGTTGGCTCGAGCTTCATATCGCACGCTATTTTTCGGCCGCATTTTATCCTCTTTGACGCTTTGTTCTTGCGCGTATAGATTTAGCATCCGCCGCCGTTACCCGCACCGCACGCTTTGGCGTAAATTCGCAGGCTTTTGCGTAGTCTTGCTTGGCGCCGCGTCCGTTCGCGTAGGCAAAGCCTGGATTTTGGCAGCCCGCCTCATCACCCGCATCGCAGGCTTTGGCGTAAAGCCGGGCGGCTTTTTGCGGTTCTGCACTACGCCGTTTTCGGTGTCGTATAAAAGCCCAAATTTGAGCAGCCCGCAGCTACCGATTTGCAAGCCTTTGAGTAGAGCTCGGCCGCCTTTTGATAGTCCCGCGCGGCTCCTTCCCTGGTGCTATCGTACAAGACGCCAAGCTCGTAGCAGCTTGCGCCTCCGCCTTTGTCGCATTCCATTTGCGGCGCGTTTATATCGGCGTCGGCTAGTAAAACCTCAGCCGCGATTAGCGTAAATATCGTTTTCATTAAATTTGCCTTATTTGAAATTTATTTCTTATTTTTACGCAAAGCGAGCGTAAATTTGAGCGGTTTCGTCAAATTTGCGAGTCAAATCGCTTACGAGAGAAGGGCTAAATTTGATGCGGATTTTAAGTAGCGTCATCAAGAGTCGGGTCTCGGGACATAAGATAAAAGGCGGCTAGAAGCTTCAGCGCGAGCGGAAATTTTGCAAGTTCGACCCTTTGGTTTGGTTTAAGCGTGCAAAATTTGGTCTTTTTTCTTACGCGGCCTGCCGAGGCTAAAAGTAATCTTAAATTTTTTCAAATTCGACGTAAAATTTAAGCCCGTAAAGATAGTCGCAAAAGGGGAGGTCGGTTTGCCTAGCAAGATAAATTTGCCGCCGCGATAACCCCTTTAGGCTCGCCGCGGAACACAAAACGCTACGACTCTAAATTTTAAGCGCCGGGCCTTTTAGCGGGCAAGTAGATGAAACGCCGCCGCAAGTCCAAGCAAACCGAATAAAATTATCGCGGCTGTAACTTGCAAATTTGAGAGCGAATTCGCCCTCA comes from the Campylobacter rectus genome and includes:
- a CDS encoding nicotinate phosphoribosyltransferase, which encodes MTQFDARNVSMVMDLYELTMAEGYFKSGNQPRVAFDVFYRKVPDGGGFAIFVGLEQIIEYVENLHFDESDVEYLRSLNLFSEDFLDYLRKFRFRGDIYAFAEGTIIYPQEPFMTVVASPIDAQLIESAILSQINHQSLIATKARRIVKAADGRSVFDFGARRAHNLDAAIYGARAAYIGGADGTATVLAAKAFGIPTTGTMAHSWVMYFGDEFEAFKRYALLYPDSASLLVDTYDVLHSGVPNAIKTAKEVLEPLGKRLKAVRLDSGDLAYLSKKTRAMLDAAGLQDCKITVSNSLDEYTIASILAQGGQIDGFGVGERLITSKSNPIFSGVYKLVAVENGGKFSPRIKLSEAVEKMTNPGIKKVWRIYQNGQAIADLIANADETPDLSKPYRYIDPQKPWKEMYFEGCTARQLQNLVVKDGKRVSEKVNLAQIRDYVKEQLENEIWQEEQRFENPHKHYVDMSVDYYEMKMGLLRDTKNR
- the pepE gene encoding dipeptidase PepE, translating into MKQALLLSSSSYKDTGYLRHCKNWVYEFLKECGVWDEQVLFIPYAGVRRTNDGYEQKVIDCLEYKNIASIHKFSDPKRAVAEAKAVCIGGGNTFALLYYLYKFDLVEAIKQRVEAGVPYFGWSAGANVAGSTMMTTNDMPIIMPKSFDALNIFPHQINPHFISGKIAGHNGESREERLEEFLIVNQKSLIYALPEGTALRIKGENATVMGMENSPVLKMAYQKETELIKVGESFKF
- the dcuC gene encoding C4-dicarboxylate transporter DcuC; this encodes MATAKLICAVIGLIAVVFLLVKKGETKTVLIGVGLVLCVICLNPLGALESFTKSMTSAGLIKAICASMGFAYVMKVTKCDQHLVLLLTKPMKNIGFFLIPATFVLTYFINIAIPSAAGCSAAVGATMIPLLMASGIRPAMAGAAVFAGTFGGVLSPGSAHNIFVTDMVKKSNEAFTVQDVIGVQFPNAVAAGIIVLIVLSIIAIIFKDYQKGQDFSIKSSNSAGEATQIKVNLLFAIAPLIPLVILVIGGTGLNKISWLAWTKMGVAEAMILGAIIAVFITWTSPEKITKEFFNGMGSAYAEVMGIIIAAGVFVAGLKACGAIDAVTEWLKHSQEFVRYGGTFVPYVMGTVTGSGDAATMAFNQAITVHASELGFEQSKLGMAAAISGALGRSSSPIAGAAIVCAGLAMVSPVEIAKRTAPAMAIAVCVIAFFML
- a CDS encoding SEL1-like repeat protein, encoding MKTIFTLIAAEVLLADADINAPQMECDKGGGASCYELGVLYDSTREGAARDYQKAAELYSKACKSVAAGCSNLGFYTTPKTA